In the genome of Crassostrea angulata isolate pt1a10 chromosome 6, ASM2561291v2, whole genome shotgun sequence, the window CTACTAGAATTGTTTGAAACACTTTTGGAGTGTATCACAGGAATAGGGGGGAACTCTTTAGAATTGTCACCACATACACTTTCACTAGACTTAGTTTGGGATAACACACTGGACTGCAGACTACTGCTTGAAACAGAATTTGATACAGACACTTTAAGTTCCTCATGATCCAGCTGAGGATCAAATCCAAATTGTATATCTAAGTTTTTGTGGTCTTTTTCACTCCTGTCCAGGAAAACAACAGATCTTGCTTGCCTTCTGGCAATGCCCTTCTGTTTTGAGGAGACCTGTAATTTGCTTGGTTTAGATGGTTCACAACTAGAGGATTTTGTCACATGACTTTTAGATGACACCTGATTGTTTGCACCATTAGTTTTTGCCATCACATGTGCTGTAATATTTATAGAGTAACTTTCAAGAGGTTCATTGAATTCACTATCACTAGCTTTAGTCACACTAGTGTTTAACACAGTATTGGATACACTGTCAACTGCAGCACTATTATCCACAGAGGAACTCTGGAAAGAGTTTGATCTACTAGCCTCTATTCCTGAAGGGGATTTCTCTGGAGAACTAGGTAACTGGGAGGAACTGAACAAGTTTTCTTCCTTTTCCAGTTTAACCAATTCCTGACTTCCAAATTTTTGACGAATGGAAGGTGCTTCATTATCCTTTCCATCTGGACTAGAACCTATTGAGTGTCTCCTCTCTGTGTGACTTCCCTTCCACACAGCAGACTTTAAGTCTACTGACACATTGCTCTGATCTTCAGGGTCGTCACTATGAAAAGTGGAAACAGAACAGTTTGGCTTAGGAGAGGCAGCCATCTTTGCATAAGAAATCTGGAGCCGTGGGGAAACAGCCTGGGCTGATGCAGGGAGAGACTTTACAGACTCCAAATCACTGTCATCTTGAGGTTTGATGAGAATTTCCTTTGGAACATCTCCAGTGGAACTGCGACGCCCGTCTCTGAAAGACTGCCTCCCCTGTCTGCCTGCACCAAGTGCAGGGAAAGAGGATGGACTGAGGTCCCTCATTTTGTTTCTCTCTGCCTCCATGGATAGGGAGGTAACGATGGAGGATGGAGGTGGGGTGATGGACCTCTGAGGTCTTCGCCTCTCCTCTCGGATTGGAACACGCTGGGCAGCACTGGCTTCTTTGCTCTGTGTCTCTTTGGCTGTAACAGGACcacctttctttttcttttttccgaCCACTTGAAATTCCTCCTCCACTGGTTTGGGAAGATCAAGGTCGGTAAAAATATAGTAGTCACCCTCCTTTTCCATTTCATCAGAGTCTACTACTATATTTGATTTAACTTCCATTTTCTCCTCATCAGTCAGATTTTCTGGTTCTTTTACAAGATAAGTtttgtcaatatcttttttattattgtcaGACACTGTGGAAGTTTGTTTCCTTTTTGAGTTTTTCATGTTATTATGTTTCACATTGTTCAGACTGGTGTCAATTTTAGGATCTTTAATGACTTCATCGGTATTGTCTATGATATCCAGGCTTTTCCTCTCTACCTGGTGATTGATTGTTAATCCAAATTCTTTGCCCACTTTTGGCTCCATGGGTTTCCTGATAGAACTCCCAATAGCATCCTCCTCCTCACAAGAAATGACATCACCATTCATCATTTCCTCTTCCATTTTACTGTCTTTATCAACACACTTCTCAGCAATAATGTGATTTTGTTCCTTAATGTTCTTTTGGCAGTCAGTAGTCACAATTTCTTCAGTACTGATTTTTTCAGTCGAATTTCCCATTTCAGAGTTACTATTACTAGTTTCTGAGTTTTCAGGACTCTCCTCAGTGAAATCTTTGTTCTCAGATTGACTATCTTTCTTCTCAGTAGGTTTGAGATCTACTGGTGTTACCTTTGGCTTTCTCTCTTTattctttttgttatttttgtccgTTGCTTTTGATGAGCTAATGTCCACTGTGTTGTTATTGGGTACCTTTCTGGGCTTTCGCCCCGTGCAATCATTTTCAATGAATGACAAGATTTCGTCTATTTCTTTCCTTCCTTGGTAGTTTTCTATTTCCTCTGCTCTTCTGACGGTCTCTACAGTTTTGtcctttttctgtttttttctagGTTTTTTGGCCCCTTCTTGATTGGAAGTTGATTCTTCTAGGTCTCTTGT includes:
- the LOC128189272 gene encoding dentin sialophosphoprotein-like isoform X2, encoding MSYDVTATGVYKTEDKPSSEDNDDDLDGVQLRPHGGCCPMTYQSSPFSRHQESCIIDMEQVDKRTDNDSGICNSSKATTSIGSYSDQDSDGDDRGCFDYYPSSTVKITTPTTTYHLDYDEAHEVDSDRNDIESPRSGKGSDSEPTFQGVQMKTYSRRTVPNHDDDFETDDDSDNDSRNLHQRLYGRERRKRNINYYTPMTHERYEEYDNTSTSTFSFEKSQMALKDRSGSSLRDVDEPINFPMYSRHSNYRGSTSSDRVRIEKNSYRRDGYGNDPPFGQGLDQLNKVGSSIGELISSTKHTVDGMPEGRPISQSLDLAAEDGKKKKKKKRGSKDDLEDKSKRRADYSDTDENGNPRLECAPLLAGHYKHMREPPIKSSNPLNDPMRFRQTSYGTNTRDLEESTSNQEGAKKPRKKQKKDKTVETVRRAEEIENYQGRKEIDEILSFIENDCTGRKPRKVPNNNTVDISSSKATDKNNKKNKERKPKVTPVDLKPTEKKDSQSENKDFTEESPENSETSNSNSEMGNSTEKISTEEIVTTDCQKNIKEQNHIIAEKCVDKDSKMEEEMMNGDVISCEEEDAIGSSIRKPMEPKVGKEFGLTINHQVERKSLDIIDNTDEVIKDPKIDTSLNNVKHNNMKNSKRKQTSTVSDNNKKDIDKTYLVKEPENLTDEEKMEVKSNIVVDSDEMEKEGDYYIFTDLDLPKPVEEEFQVVGKKKKKGGPVTAKETQSKEASAAQRVPIREERRRPQRSITPPPSSIVTSLSMEAERNKMRDLSPSSFPALGAGRQGRQSFRDGRRSSTGDVPKEILIKPQDDSDLESVKSLPASAQAVSPRLQISYAKMAASPKPNCSVSTFHSDDPEDQSNVSVDLKSAVWKGSHTERRHSIGSSPDGKDNEAPSIRQKFGSQELVKLEKEENLFSSSQLPSSPEKSPSGIEASRSNSFQSSSVDNSAAVDSVSNTVLNTSVTKASDSEFNEPLESYSINITAHVMAKTNGANNQVSSKSHVTKSSSCEPSKPSKLQVSSKQKGIARRQARSVVFLDRSEKDHKNLDIQFGFDPQLDHEELKVSVSNSVSSSSLQSSVLSQTKSSESVCGDNSKEFPPIPVIHSKSVSNNSSSTNTKDFKHSPRNSKSASFPLEGKNGVKSMSTLIFSSDSKNPSGQMFSFMSEDTCAPAVSDSSVISTPTASSVEGCVTVIYGEECGAVLGAESKPPSGGQLKYRRETGDILGCFNRIEVTNYLIREWENVMNMKDKNPERILFYNQH
- the LOC128189272 gene encoding dentin sialophosphoprotein-like isoform X1, with protein sequence MDNDAENVEENEKYSFLLASAIRNEDPEQFFSIYDSILPKNLPDIQVELIKSRAREIADFPEDEFSSLVLRARNFSLANNRNKMSYDVTATGVYKTEDKPSSEDNDDDLDGVQLRPHGGCCPMTYQSSPFSRHQESCIIDMEQVDKRTDNDSGICNSSKATTSIGSYSDQDSDGDDRGCFDYYPSSTVKITTPTTTYHLDYDEAHEVDSDRNDIESPRSGKGSDSEPTFQGVQMKTYSRRTVPNHDDDFETDDDSDNDSRNLHQRLYGRERRKRNINYYTPMTHERYEEYDNTSTSTFSFEKSQMALKDRSGSSLRDVDEPINFPMYSRHSNYRGSTSSDRVRIEKNSYRRDGYGNDPPFGQGLDQLNKVGSSIGELISSTKHTVDGMPEGRPISQSLDLAAEDGKKKKKKKRGSKDDLEDKSKRRADYSDTDENGNPRLECAPLLAGHYKHMREPPIKSSNPLNDPMRFRQTSYGTNTRDLEESTSNQEGAKKPRKKQKKDKTVETVRRAEEIENYQGRKEIDEILSFIENDCTGRKPRKVPNNNTVDISSSKATDKNNKKNKERKPKVTPVDLKPTEKKDSQSENKDFTEESPENSETSNSNSEMGNSTEKISTEEIVTTDCQKNIKEQNHIIAEKCVDKDSKMEEEMMNGDVISCEEEDAIGSSIRKPMEPKVGKEFGLTINHQVERKSLDIIDNTDEVIKDPKIDTSLNNVKHNNMKNSKRKQTSTVSDNNKKDIDKTYLVKEPENLTDEEKMEVKSNIVVDSDEMEKEGDYYIFTDLDLPKPVEEEFQVVGKKKKKGGPVTAKETQSKEASAAQRVPIREERRRPQRSITPPPSSIVTSLSMEAERNKMRDLSPSSFPALGAGRQGRQSFRDGRRSSTGDVPKEILIKPQDDSDLESVKSLPASAQAVSPRLQISYAKMAASPKPNCSVSTFHSDDPEDQSNVSVDLKSAVWKGSHTERRHSIGSSPDGKDNEAPSIRQKFGSQELVKLEKEENLFSSSQLPSSPEKSPSGIEASRSNSFQSSSVDNSAAVDSVSNTVLNTSVTKASDSEFNEPLESYSINITAHVMAKTNGANNQVSSKSHVTKSSSCEPSKPSKLQVSSKQKGIARRQARSVVFLDRSEKDHKNLDIQFGFDPQLDHEELKVSVSNSVSSSSLQSSVLSQTKSSESVCGDNSKEFPPIPVIHSKSVSNNSSSTNTKDFKHSPRNSKSASFPLEGKNGVKSMSTLIFSSDSKNPSGQMFSFMSEDTCAPAVSDSSVISTPTASSVEGCVTVIYGEECGAVLGAESKPPSGGQLKYRRETGDILGCFNRIEVTNYLIREWENVMNMKDKNPERILFYNQH